From a region of the Scyliorhinus torazame isolate Kashiwa2021f chromosome 15, sScyTor2.1, whole genome shotgun sequence genome:
- the LOC140391480 gene encoding uncharacterized protein, whose protein sequence is MDNQQQRGWGFQHATAEYRKGATDGHKKMKRNHKVTFLKCPQRKTHKRAKHYRSRESVCTDSSKDRSNPYGYLPIAPPLPEQSFWNQSDPPKQSVPKHYFSSYLTDSPKYPDITRLPPSKANNVKDYIGQLESLYPCGYSGQRSKNERVTTETSSPIMISINSHSHLSQLPTSEDNSTELTFNQADGLHGSSCVSSPLPRADIVVNGITTSPIQTMHSHPDSIQGTSSSPNQFSSTQLGNEPNIFNYFTQSEFPHNHNGTGVARSIKTLSPHNDDDVSHTSGQFVQPSSFQATDKTQGTAGISLWSQDICGDVYAAQDEGNHSHNVGDCKLLIKIPTTRVFHPTDKREGSIRSGSVKDRTDRHTRDRKTKSVGQQKLCPFSPEPSLSESIEYPYCYSESSKLSSNKPTILTSSILKPLGISAHNKQALHYSPAQVPHMNLKGYKLQGDTSSIKKNAQIRKSVTIPITRVIHGHHKRANSYNEPSVNQSAERQTGTRRSRSISPQKSHHNSLGSRPNSHFTYPYCFSEALTQDNGKHSLHSPVSDNKQHASKFSIQPLHTHVDHVQKTSNSTTPIKHNAQGACNSSGSVPCGFDGERQVTLESMSSPPILPPATHVDVSRRHATDFSIYSSCPCVADRMNGRSPIHLLSTGINNSSVKSSSTQHRCTESVPYFPTHSLSPHANKASASYPPLQSLCPCVDDGTLASYSPIQSKPTCFQDNVRDVSNSITRSVSIPIGNRAQGVPYSSNQSLPMHIGDNEKSTSHGSLPNHVGDKHHSVFFQLSPKLLVSNELQSPTQSNNVQHMFNSSLQSPSTDIDNTHKALPVSRLSISSNSDSNVQNASTLSSDHVVEWVNTASHPANNSLFIPVNNDKRHISNLSNHSPSILAGGVLQGTSNLLVQTPSTHVENNLVDNSRSFIQPSHLQAVGETQRRLDPSTQSPSPHVAAIKGGGTGLSIYSPTSRADSNKKNASNSVVYSLASNVDYQLSGANSPNYSPLPHINDSAETISKLSKNPQSNYITQAAYNLPIQSSSIHVDDSVQGVSQALSQSPSTSVGENRHVSQTFKPFSSSVPTHSAHDGEQTISSSSNHLLSTYVKGNALGKFSSSPKLLCTNHDKPITYRSTLCTPVAHNTQCTYSSATSPLILGQNDDISPIHPMYTSVEQSRQSASDSSSQVQSSHIAESIQDVATSLTQICTRDNDVRHVGSPSSLSAHHNTNSATHSLTQLFPHNIDNRLNKLHEVKLSVNSPPGFVHRSSRLSSTSVSSDSETEQREQTTFPSLNHSPSILITDNILCSDKSRPKSLSTYTCHGHQVPLISATQSPAHMADNTQAAYSQVNFSRNVHSLPHSSTTQQVFRPYVHARPPQVLHENTSDTTRSHSKSPSPQSNDQIVFGSSAQAWPAYINSNSQDASYYPQSLSTDIGDNLKCLSPPSPQLLYTHTENTRGDGSFTHSQRTPVSNKPQSVSYTSTHSKFHPVSNHLHGGSCSSINSTSHPGSNHLHGGSCSSIHSKSSSKNLHSDSYSSTRSKSSSVNHNLHNCSYSSTQSQSSPVNLLDGANSPTQSWSSSVSNSLHSSYSSNQSQCSPVNNLQGGSYSPTQSNPVSCSYIHTQSRSSGNYPQVVSCPSTHVDDRSDVLGALRPSKHSQSPHAFYSVTTAPSFPVHSSVSNKVPSVSRSSPKLPTYVGDDEQNPFSRSMYTHTDKSAQRQMHSSKFSQVAKEVEGMHHSYNQAYSSNASIKQGESTVPSSWHKYSKDLGFSSPAPSSSIFPSSTSPDDSSGVWSLSTHSLHTMSKNCTSSTSSSLIQSSPRSDDSTSIASGYTVTSLYDD, encoded by the coding sequence GCAACGTGGTTGGGGATTTCAGCACGCTACAGCTGAATACAGGAAAGGTGCAACTGATGGACATAAAAAAATGAAAAGGAATCACAAAGTGACTTTTTTGAAATGTCCACAGCGCAAAACACACAAGAGAGCCAAACATTACAGAAGCAGAGAGTCAGTTTGTACTGATAGCAGTAAAGACAGAAGCAACCCATATGGGTACTTGCCTATTGCACCACCGCTCCCAGAACAATCATTTTGGAATCAGTCAGATCCTCCAAAACAATCTGTGCCCAAACACTACTTTTCATCATACCTGACAGATTCTCCAAAATATCCTGATATCACAAGACTTCCACCGTCAAAAGCAAATAATGTGAAGGATTACATCGGCCAACTTGAAAGCTTGTATCCATGTGGATATTCTGGCCAAAGATCAAAAAATGAACGAGTTACAACAGAAACATCCTCGCCCATAATGATCAGCATCAACTCTCATTCACACCTTAGCCAGTTACCAACCAGCGAAGACAACTCAACTGAACTGACCTTTAATCAGGCTGATGGTTTACATGGATCCAGTTGTGTCTCATCACCACTGCCACGTGCAGATATTGTTGTCAATGGAATCACCACTTCACCAATTCAAACAATGCACTCCCATCCTGATAGTATACAAGGTACTTCCAGTTCTCCCAATCAATTCTCATCCACGCAACTTGGCAATGAACCAAATATATTTAATTATTTCACCCAATCAGAGTTTCCCCATAATCATAATGGGACAGGTGTGGCTCGATCTATCAAAACACTTTCGCCTCACAATGATGATGATGTATCACACACATCTGGACAATTCGTTCAACCATCATCCTTCCAAGCTACTGACAAAACTCAAGGCACAGCTGGGATTTCTCTTTGGTCACAGGATATCTGTGGAGATGTGTATGCAGCACAAGATGAGGGCAATCACTCACACAATGTGGGTGACTGTAAACTGCTGATAAAAATACCTACAACCAGAGTCTTCCATCCTACTGATAAAAGAGAAGGTTCCATTAGATCAGGGTCAGTTAAAGACAGAACTGATAGACACACAAGAGACAGAAAAACTAAATCTGTTGGCCAACAAAAATTATGTCCATTTTCACCTGAACCTAGTCTCTCAGAATCAATCGAATACCCTTACTGTTACAGTGAATCATCCAAACTGAGCAGCAATAAGCCCACTATATTGACATCATCTATACTCAAACCACTAGGTATTTCAGCTCATAATAAACAAGCACTGCATTATTCTCCTGCCCAAGTGCCACATATGAATCTTAAAGGATACAAATTACAAGGTGACACCTCTTCTATAAAGAAAAATGCTCAAATTCGGAAGTCAGTAACAATACCTATAACCCGAGTTATCCATGGCCATCACAAAAGAGCTAATTCTTACAATGAACCATCAGTTAACCAGAGCGCAGAAAGACAGACAGGGACTAGAAGATCGAGATCCATTAGCCCACAAAAGTCACACCACAATTCTCTTGGATCAAGACCAAATTCACACTTTACATATCCTTACTGTTTTAGTGAAGCACTGACACAGGATAATGGCAAGCATTCACTACATAGCCCAGTTTCTGATAATAAACAGCATGCGTCCAAGTTTTCCATCCAACCGTTACACACCCATGTTGATCATGTGCAAAAGACTTCTAATTCTACCACTCCTATTAAACATAATGCACAAGGTGCATGTAATTCTTCTGGATCAGTTCCCTGTGGTTTTGATGGTGAGAGACAAGTTACACTTGAAAGCATGTCCAGTCCCCCCATTCTTCCACCAGCTACCCATGTTGATGTTAGTAGAAGACATGCAACAGATTTCTCCATCTATTCATCATGTCCTTGTGTAGCTGACAGAATGAATGGTAGGTCACCAATCCATTTACTGTCCACAGGCATTAATAATTCATCCGTTAAATCATCGAGTACCCAACACAGATGCACAGAGAGTGTACCTTATTTTCCCACCCATTCACTGTCCCCTCATGCCAATAAAGCAAGTGCATCTTATCCTCCTTTGCAATCACTGTGTCCTTGTGTCGATGATGGTACACTTGCATCTTATTCTCCCATACAGTCAAAGCCTACCTGTTTTCAAGATAATGTACGAGATGTATCCAATTCCATCACTAGATCAGTGTCGATTCCGATTGGCAATCGTGCACAAGGTGTACCATATTCTTCCAACCAATCACTACCCATGCACATTGGTGACAATGAAAAAAGTACATCACATGGATCATTGCCCAATCACGTTGGTGACAAACATCACAGTGTTTTCTTCCAATTGTCACCAAAATTGTTAGTCAGCAATGAACTTCAATCTCCCACTCAAAGTAACAATGTCCAACACATGTTTAACTCTTCCCTTCAGTCACCATCAACGGATATTGATAACACGCACAAAGCCCTACCTGTATCAAGACTTTCAATCTCTTCAAATTCCGACAGTAATGTACAGAATGCTTCCACTCTTTCATCTGATCATGTTGTTGAATGGGTAAATACTGCTTCCCACCCTGCCAACAATTCACTATTTATCCCGGTCAATAATGACAAAAGACATATATCTAATTTGTCCAATCATTCACCATCCATCTTGGCCGGTGGTGTTTTACAAGGTACATCCAACCTACTTGTGCAAACACCGTCCACTCACGTTGAAAATAATCTGGTAGACAACTCTCGTTCTTTTATCCAGCCGTCACATTTGCAAGCTGTTGGTGAGACGCAAAGGCGGTTAGATCCTTCCACCCAATCACCATCTCCCCATGTTGCTGCTATCAAAGGAGGTGGAACTGGACTTTCAATCTATTCACCAACTTCTCGGGCTGATAGTAATAAAAAAAATGCATCCAATTCTGTTGTTTATTCATTAGCTTCTAATGTTGATTATCAACTTAGTGGGGCCAATTCTCCCAATTATTCGCCCCTGCCTCACATCAATGATAGTGCAGAAACCATATCCAAACTTTCCAAAAATCCACAATCCAATTATATTACACAAGCTGCATATAACTTACCCATCCAATCATCGTCTATCCATGTAGATGACAGTGTACAAGGTGTTTCTCAGGCTCTGTCTCAATCACCATCTACTAGTGTTGGTGAAAATAGACATgtatcacaaacattcaaaccattcAGCTCTTCAGTTCCAACTCATTCTGCCCATGACGGTGAACAAACCATTTCCAGTTCTTCGAACCATTTGTTATCCACTTATGTCAAAGGTAATGCACTCGGTAAATTCAGCTCTTCCCCCAAATTACTGTGCACCAATCATGATAAACCTATAACTTATAGATCAACATTGTGTACACCTGTGGCACATAATACACAATGTACATATTCTTCTGCCACATCACCATTGATTCTTGGTCAGAATGATGATATATCCCCCATCCATCCAATGTACACTTCTGTTGAACAGAGCAGACAAAGTGCATCTGACTCATCAAGCCAAGTGCAATCTTCTCATATTGCTGAAAGTATACAAGATGTAGCTACTTCTTTGACTCAAATTTGTACCCGTGATAACGATGTGAGGCATGTTGGTTCTCCATCATCACTGTCAGCTCACCATAATACAAATTCTGCCACTCATTCCTTAACTCAATTATTTCCCCATAACATTGATAACAGACTAAATAAATTGCATGAAGTCAAGCTTTCTGTCAATTCACCACCTGGTTTTGTTCATCGTTCTTCAAGACTTTCATCCACTTCTGTCTCTTCAGATTCTGAAACGGAACAGCGTGAGCAAACAACCTTTCCTTCTCTCAACCATTCACCATCCATCCTCATTACAGATAACATACTGTGTTCAGACAAGTCtcgccccaagtcactgtccacaTATACCTGTCATGGTCATCAAGTTCCATTAATTTCAGCCACCCAATCACCTGCTCACATGGCAGATAACACACAAGCTGCTTATTCTCAGGTCAATTTTAGTAGAAATGTACACAGTTTACCTCATTCATCCACTACTCAACAAGTTTTCAGGCCTTACGTCCATGCACGCCCCCCTCAGGTTCTCCATGAAAATACATCAGATACAACAAGATCTCACTCCAAATCACCGTCTCCTCAGAGTAATGATCAAATTGTATTTGGTTCATCTGCCCAAGCATGGCCAGCTTACATTAATAGCAATTCACAAGACGCATCATATTATCCACAGTCACTATCCACCGATATAGGTGATAATTTGAAATGTCTTTCTCCTCCTTCCCCTCAATTACTGTACACGCACACTGAAAATACAAGAGGTGATGGTTCATTCACCCACTCCCAAAGAACTCCTGTTAGTAATAAACCACAAAGTGTTTCTTATACATCCACTCATTCCAAGTTCCATCCAGTTAGCAATCACCTACATGGTGGTTCCTGTTCATCCATCAATTCCACATCCCATCCAGGTAGCAATCACCTACATGGTGGTTCCTGTTCATCCATCCATTCCAAGTCTTCTAGTAAAAACCTACACAGTGATTCCTATTCATCCACTCGTTCCAAGTCCAGTTCTGTTAATCATAATCTGCATAATTGTTCATATTCATCcacccaatcccagtccagtcCAGTTAATCTGCTAGATGGCGCCAATTCACCCACCCAGTCCTGGTCCAGTTCTGTTAGCAATAGTCTGCATAGTTCCTATTCATCCAACCAATCCCAGTGCAGTCCAGTTAATAATCTACAAGGTGGCTCCTATtcacccacccagtccaatccagtTTCTTGTTCCTACATTCACACCCAGTCAAGATCTAGTGGCAATTATCCACAAGTTGTTTCATGTCCATCCACTCATGTTGACGACAGATCAGATGTATTAGGTGCATTGAGACCTTCCAAGCATTCACAATCACCCCACGCTTTTTATAGTGTAACAACTGCACCCAGTTTTCCTGTCCATTCATCAGTCAGCAATAAGGTACCGAGTGTCTCCAGATCTTCCCCCAAACTACCTACTTATGTTGGTGACGATGAACAAAATCCTTTCAGCCGATCAATGTACACTCATACTGATAAAAGTGCACAAAGGCAAATGCATTCTTCTAAGTTTTCCCAAGTTGCTAAAGAAGTTGAAGGCATGCACCATTCTTACAACCAAGCATATAGTTCCAATGCTTCTATAAAACAAGGTGAATCTACTGTACCGTCATCTTGGCACAAGTATTCCAAGGATTTGGGTTTTTCATCGCCTGCACCAAGTTCTTCTATATTTCCTTCATCCACAAGTCCTGATGATTCATCGGGTGTCTGGAGTTTGTCCACCCATTCATTGCATACCATGAGCAAAAATTGTACATCAAGTACATCAAGTTCTCTGATCCAGTCATCTCCCAGGAGTGATGATAGTACTTCTATTGCATCTGGATACACAGTTACTTCATTGTATGATGATTGA